In the Aquimarina spinulae genome, CTACAACAATACCAACTACCAGCTTTGGCGAACTATTGATTTGAACAGCTTCCTGTGCTCTACAAGGTATGCAGCATAACGCAACTAATAAGATTAGAAATACTCTTTTTATCATTATATTTTGAATTTAAATAGCTAAAATACTATTCCTACAAATGTAAAACTTTAATAGAAGGTTAAATGCTATGGATATTTTTTTTTCTATTTTAGCCTTTCTAATTATAATGCATGTTTTACTTAGACGATATTGGTCGCTATTTTTTAATGTTAAAAGGCGTTTTTAGTCGAATGACTAAAGGTTCTGTGATACGGAATCTGATATTTAAAGAGATAGATGATTTAATTATTGGTTCTTTAGGAATAACAGTATTTCTAGCCTTTTTTATTGGAGCGGTTGTAGCCATTCAAACTGCGCTCAATCTTACTAACCCTCTAATTCCCAAAAAGCTTATTGCTTTTGCTTCAAGACAATCTGTAATACTTGAATTTGCTCCTACATTTATTTCTGTTATCATGGCAGGTAAAGTAGGTTCTTTTATTACCTCGAGTATTGGTACAATGCGAGTAACCGAACAAATCGACGCCTTAGAGGTAATGGGTATCAACTCTCTCAATTATTTAGTTTTCCCTAAAATCATTGCCATGCTTACTTATCCTTTTATTATTGCGATAGCAATGTTTGTAGGTATATTTGGAGGATATGTTGCCGGAGTTTATGGGGGATTTATTTCTAGCTCAGAATTTTTGACAGGACTGCGAGAGGAGTTTATTCCTTATCACCTGGTATATGCTTTTATAAAAACTTTTTTATATTCTTTTCTACTAGCAACCATACCATCATTTCATGGGTATTATATGAAAGGTGGTGCACTAGAAGTTGGTAAAGCAAGTACTTCTGCCTTTGTATGGACTACGGTTTCTATTGTCATATCTAATTATATTCTCACTCAACTATTATTAAGCTAATGATAGAAGTTACCAATTTACATAAAGGGTTTAACGGAGAAGAAATTCTAAAAGGAATTACTACAACCTTTGATAGAGGCAAAACTAATCTCATCATTGGTACCAGTGGAAGTGGTAAAACTGTATTCTTAAAATGCTTACTTGGACTTTTTACTCCAGAACAAGGTTCTATTTGCTATGATGGTAGCACATATTCCGAACTTAATGAGGAAGAACAAAGAAGCTTGCGAGAGCAGATGGGAATGGTTTTTCAGGGTAGTGCGTTATTTGACTCTATGACCGTAGAAGAAAATGTAATGTTTCCTCTTATGATGTTTACCAAACAAAAAAAGGAAGAAATGTTAGAGCGGGTTCATGAGGTTTTAGATCGTGTACATCTTGAAAATGCTGAGAAAAAGTTACCTTCAGAAATTAGTGGTGGAATGCAAAAACGTGTAGCCATTGCACGTGCCATAGTAACACGTCCCAAATATCTATTCTGTGATGAACCTAACTCTGGACTTGATCCCAGAACTGCTATTGTTATAGATAACCTAATTAAAGAAATTACTGAAGAATACAATATCACCACCGTAATCAATACGCACGATATGAATTCGGTAATGGAAATTGGTGAAAAAATCGTTTTTCTTAAAAATGGTAATTTAGAATGGGAAGGTGATAAAACCCAAATATTCAAAACCGATAATAAAGCAGTAACCGATTTTGTATACTCTTCTAATTTGTTTAAAAAAGTTCGAGACGCTCAGTTAAAAGGCCTATAGTTCGCAATATAAACAAACATTATTTCTTATGTATTAGTTCGTCTTACCATGGATAATAGTACTCCACTAAAAATCAATAACGTTCCTATGATTTTATTTTGCAAATGAATCTTTTCCTTATTTTCAAGATATTTTTTTAATCGGGATGCAAATCTAACATACATAAAAAGACTAATACCATCAATTACCAAATAGGTTATCCCTAATACTAATACTTGTGGCGCAAAGGCAAGACTTTCATCGATAAACAAAGGAAATAATGCAGCGAAAAATACAATTGCTTTTGGGTTTGATGCAGACATAAAAAAACCTTCGCTATATAATTTTAAAAAACCCTTTTCTCTATTCTTTTTTTTGAATTGTTCGACATTTGGTTTTGAAATAATTTTTGTCACCCCCATATATATCAAATATCCAACACCAATCCATTTTATAAGGCCAAAAATTTCTCCCGAAGAAATAACGATAGATGCTAACCCCAGCGAGGATAAAAGAATCTGTATAGCATTTGCCGATAAGTCTCCTAATATAGTTCCAACTGTCTTTTTTGTTCCGTAATTCATACTATTCGCAGAAGCAAGTAGTACACTTGGTCCGGGAGTTACTGCAATAATAAAAACTGTTCCTATAAACGAAATCAAAAGTGTAAGATTCATACCGATTGTTTTTTATAATTATTCTAAAAATAGCAAAATAATAATTGCAAATCCAGGACTAGCATTATTAATAAATAGGTAAGTAGAATCTAACTTTATATTCTACTTACCTATTGGATCAATTTAGTCTAAGCAATAGTGCTCTTTCTTAGTTTATTTTGTTTAAAGTTATTCTATTTTTCTTTTACTTCACCCTATTATTTTTTCAATACCATGCTTCGATTTTTCTAAAATGATTTTTAGTTCACTCTCTTCTATATCTGTTAATGGCTTTAATGGACTTCTCAAATTTCCTCCCTCTTC is a window encoding:
- a CDS encoding ABC transporter ATP-binding protein, with translation MIEVTNLHKGFNGEEILKGITTTFDRGKTNLIIGTSGSGKTVFLKCLLGLFTPEQGSICYDGSTYSELNEEEQRSLREQMGMVFQGSALFDSMTVEENVMFPLMMFTKQKKEEMLERVHEVLDRVHLENAEKKLPSEISGGMQKRVAIARAIVTRPKYLFCDEPNSGLDPRTAIVIDNLIKEITEEYNITTVINTHDMNSVMEIGEKIVFLKNGNLEWEGDKTQIFKTDNKAVTDFVYSSNLFKKVRDAQLKGL
- a CDS encoding LysE family translocator, with product MNLTLLISFIGTVFIIAVTPGPSVLLASANSMNYGTKKTVGTILGDLSANAIQILLSSLGLASIVISSGEIFGLIKWIGVGYLIYMGVTKIISKPNVEQFKKKNREKGFLKLYSEGFFMSASNPKAIVFFAALFPLFIDESLAFAPQVLVLGITYLVIDGISLFMYVRFASRLKKYLENKEKIHLQNKIIGTLLIFSGVLLSMVRRTNT
- a CDS encoding MlaE family ABC transporter permease, with the protein product MFYLDDIGRYFLMLKGVFSRMTKGSVIRNLIFKEIDDLIIGSLGITVFLAFFIGAVVAIQTALNLTNPLIPKKLIAFASRQSVILEFAPTFISVIMAGKVGSFITSSIGTMRVTEQIDALEVMGINSLNYLVFPKIIAMLTYPFIIAIAMFVGIFGGYVAGVYGGFISSSEFLTGLREEFIPYHLVYAFIKTFLYSFLLATIPSFHGYYMKGGALEVGKASTSAFVWTTVSIVISNYILTQLLLS